The proteins below are encoded in one region of Sideroxydans lithotrophicus ES-1:
- the slmA gene encoding nucleoid occlusion factor SlmA, translated as MAAKQPGERKLQILQTVAEMLEQPKGEKITTAALAARLDLSEAALYRHFASKAQMFEGLIEFIEQTVFGLVNKITSEEQDGLKQAEGILALLLGFAQKNRGMTRVLIGDALVNEDERLQQRINQLLDRIESTLKQSLRIATTQGKLAADADIGAHANLLLCYVVGRWNQFGKSGFTRDPMAQWPQQWELLSGK; from the coding sequence ATGGCAGCCAAACAACCGGGTGAAAGAAAACTGCAAATCCTGCAAACCGTCGCCGAGATGCTGGAGCAGCCCAAGGGCGAAAAGATCACCACGGCGGCACTGGCGGCGCGACTCGACCTGTCCGAAGCCGCGCTGTATCGGCATTTCGCCAGCAAGGCTCAGATGTTCGAAGGCCTGATCGAATTCATCGAACAGACCGTGTTCGGGCTGGTCAACAAGATCACCAGCGAAGAGCAGGACGGGTTGAAACAGGCCGAAGGTATCCTCGCACTGCTGCTCGGTTTTGCCCAGAAAAATCGCGGCATGACGCGTGTATTGATCGGCGATGCGCTGGTGAACGAGGATGAGCGCCTGCAACAGCGCATCAACCAGCTCCTCGATCGCATCGAAAGCACCCTCAAGCAATCGCTGCGCATCGCCACCACCCAGGGCAAGCTGGCTGCCGATGCCGACATCGGCGCGCATGCCAACCTGCTGCTGTGCTATGTCGTCGGGCGCTGGAACCAGTTCGGCAAGAGCGGTTTCACGCGCGATCCGATGGCGCAGTGGCCGCAGCAGTGGGAACTGCTTTCCGGAAAATAA